The Papaver somniferum cultivar HN1 chromosome 3, ASM357369v1, whole genome shotgun sequence genome includes a region encoding these proteins:
- the LOC113359566 gene encoding uncharacterized protein LOC113359566, translating to MWNSKGLSSIASCVGVPIMLDKQTLNRTRMSYARVCVEIDTSCEFPSSIPVYLDGMLAFEVDVEYPWKPPMYTHCKTFNHSSIACKKVVEIVQKNPITQGSQCFTSSTQTVSREGLKGNSTGSSHTIDQEGGARSHFIKTNDGGPSKLAPVKNTDLKRSGRDNYNNDTSGRIWIGWDPCEVKITILHSSAQCIFVLVDTIKGFYFVATFVYGNNDIGIRRYLWEDICNFSQYNSRPWIILGDFNFILSPTDKTGGAEIRPYHYQYLSNCVQEAHLMDLPYSGGFYTWFNKKGATRIGFKIDRIMVNMERIDQFVDSKAEFLPPGVSDHSTSVASIFEKRKHGPPPFRFFNYMTEEPGFLELIRRI from the exons ATGTGGAATTCTAAAGGATTGAGTAGCATTGCTAGTTGTGTGGGCGTTCCTATTATGCTTGATAAACAAACATTAAATAGAACTAGAATGAGTTATGCTCGTGTCTGTGTTGAAATTGATACTTCTTGTGAGTTTCCTAGCTCTATTCCTGTGTATCTGGATGGTATGCTAGCTTTTGAAGTGGATGTTGAGTACCCATGGAAGCCTCCGATGTATACCCATTGTAAGacttttaatcattcttccattgCTTGCAAGAAGGTAGTTGAGATTGTGCAAAAGAACCCTATAACTCAAG GATCTCAATGTTTCACTTCATCAACCCAAACAGTCTCAAGGGAGGGTTTGAAAGGAAATAGTACTGGTTCTTCTCATACTATTGATCAAGAAGGAGGAGCTAGATCTCATTTTATCAAGACCAATGACGGGGGTCCTTCAAAGCTAGCACCGGTTAAGAACACAGATCTGAAAAGGTCTGGTAGAG ATAATTACAATAATGATACCTCTGGTAGGATATGGATTGGTTGGGACCCTTGTGAAGTTAAGATCACAATTCTTCACTCCTCTGCTCAATGTATTTTTGTTTTGGTGGATACTATTAAGGGGTTTTATTTTGTAGCCACTTTTGTGTATGGTAACAATGATATTGGTATTCGTCGGTATTTATGGGAAGATATTTGTAACTTCAGTCAGTATAATTCTAGACCTTGGATTATTTTAGGAGATTTCAATTTCATCTTGTCCCCTACTGATAAAACTGGTGGAGCTGAGATAAGGCCTTATCATTATCAATATTTAAGCAATTGTGTTCAAGAGGCTCATCTTATGGATTTACCTTATTCAGGAGGTTTCTATACTTGGTTTAATAAGAAAGGTGCTACTAGAATTGGTTTTAAGATTGATAGAATCATGGTTAATATGGAGAGGATTGATCAGTTTGTGGATTCAAAGGCAGAGTTTCTCCCCCCTGGGGTTTCTGACCATTCTACTAGTGTTGCTTCTATATTTGAAAAAAGGAAACATGGGCCTCCACCTTTTAGATTCTTTAATTATATGACTGAGGAACCTGGTTTCCTTGAATTGATTAGAAGGATTTGA
- the LOC113361348 gene encoding putative uncharacterized protein DDB_G0285119, with translation MGCFISKFRSKKIPPSSPKKDHQSCNSVQDKLVILSQVHPTPPPPLTVINTTTTNFSKRHNPILTISSPSSTSASGSTNTGSTVITNSTCSTSPLSSSCSSSIMSSRERSFSNEFLWSRIKENPHLIQVTDDPDEKMTSRENNSFNKKFEPPNKSSTSSAVPVVKQQTSNYLPPKKHTEHQPVSQRRPPPSSCGYSPVISRQKSFRRLELPQPCPERNYNNNLGPASRTTTASPFTRRINSSATYYSHSSPRRGRNANGDTTSKAISRNSSPLRNRDTNGDTRKATSRGSSPNRKYNNHNVPIHDRYYYPASPSSSSSSSVRHNNKENFPMPRSQRFNKSCELQKRETASCATSRRVCPLNDHADGNGHEDIRNSPSSLSVLGEMIHSHQEYLDSIHQIDDDDDHGLDNPHISLDCFIFL, from the coding sequence ATGGGTTGTTTCATTAGCAAATTCAGGTCTAAGAAAATCCCACCTTCTAGTCCTAAAAAAGATCATCAGTCATGTAATTCTGTCCAAGACAAGCTTGTCATACTCTCACAGGTTCATCcaacaccaccacctcctctTACTGTCATCAATACTACTACTACTAATTTTTCCAAACGGCATAACCCAATTCTGACGATTTCATCGCCTTCGTCCACTTCCGCTTCCGGCAGTACTAATACTGGTAGTACCGTGATTACGAACAGTACTTGTTCGACATCGCCGCtgtcttcttcatgttcttcgtcaATTATGTCTTCAAGAGAACGTTCGTTTTCGAACGAGTTTTTATGGTCACGTATTAAGGAGAATCCACATCTTATCCAGGTGACGGATGATCCTGATGAAAAGATGACCAGCCGAGAGAACAATTCATTCAATAAGAAGTTTGAACCACCAAATAAATCCTCGACATCATCGGCGGTGCCGGTAGTTAAGCAACAAACATCAAATTATTTGCCGCCTAAGAAGCACACTGAGCATCAGCCGGTCTCGCAAAGGagacctcctccttcttcttgtgGTTATTCACCCGTCATTTCTCGGCAAAAAAGCTTTAGAAGATTGGAATTACCACAACCATGCCCGGAAAGAAACTATAACAACAATCTGGGGCCAGCAAGCCGCACAACGACCGCTTCTCCTTTCACTAGGAGGATTAATTCATCTGCAACTTATTATTCTCACTCCTCTCCTCGTCGGGGTAGAAATGCTAATGGTGATACGACGAGTAAAGCAATTTCAAGGAATTCATCTCCTCTGCGAAATAGAGATACCAATGGCGATACGCGTAAGGCAACTTCAAGGGGCTCGTCACCAAATAGGAAATATAATAATCATAATGTCCCAATTCATGACAGGTACTACTACCCAGCATCACCATCGTCATCGTCGTCATCCTCGGTGAGGCATAACAATAAGGAAAATTTCCCAATGCCGAGAAGTCAGAGGTTCAATAAAAGCTGCGAATTACAGAAAAGGGAGACGGCCAGTTGTGCAACATCTCGCCGTGTTTGTCCTCTTAATGATCATGCTGATGGTAATGGTCACGAGGATATTCGAAATTCGCCATCCTCGTTGTCAGTACTAGGAGAAATGATTCATAGTCATCAAGAATACTTAGATTCTATTCATcaaattgatgatgatgatgatcatggCTTGGATAACCCTCATATCTCCTTGGACTGCTTTATATTTCTTTAG
- the LOC113359565 gene encoding agamous-like MADS-box protein AGL29: MMMEMKKQRPGGDGRKKIKIEKIKDKSKLQVTFSKRRKGLFKKATELSVLTGSQIALIAFSPAGRPYVCGNPDLILDRFLNNINGEAREIQKDDDDEQQRRCLEVERELEAEKKRGFLLESLVNCDLGPDNDKFWWNTYVDGLSLDELMQMRSDMEQLQKCVTKRSHDLQMTSNNTASSSSSSSYEDKSLALMTIPSGNEIVDDDYQNEEMVNELLFDFDSQEYEFGIGNTTSTDQEEITADIFSDDYY; encoded by the coding sequence atgatgatggagatgaaaAAGCAGAGACCAGGAGGTGATGGTCGTAAGAAGATTAAGATTGAAAAAATCAAAGACAAATCAAAGTTACAGGTTACATTCTCCAAGAGAAGAAAGGGTTTGTTCAAGAAGGCAACTGAATTATCTGTTTTAACTGGTTCACAAATTGCACTCATTGCTTTCTCTCCTGCCGGAAGACCCTATGTTTGTGGTAATCCTGATCTCATACTCGATCGATTTCTTAATAACATTAATGGTGAAGCGCGTGAAATTcagaaagatgatgatgatgaacaacaGAGGAGGTGTTTGGAAGTTGAAAGAGAACTAGAAGCTGAAAAGAAAAGAGGGTTTCTCTTGGAGTCTTTGGTAAATTGTGATTTGGGGCCTGATAATGATAAATTTTGGTGGAATACATATGTTGATGGGCTGAGTTTGGATGAATTGATGCAGATGAGAAGTGACATGGAACAACTCCAGAAGTGCGTCACAAAGAGATCTCATGACTTGCAGATGACCAGTAACAACacagcttcttcttcatcatcttcttcatatgaAGATAAGTCCCTTGCGTTGATGACAATACCGTCCGGTAATgaaattgttgatgatgattatcaGAATGAAGAGATGGTAAATGAGTTGCTCTTTGATTTTGATTCTCAAGAATATGAATTTGGCATCGGGAATACTACTTCAACTGATCAAGAAGAGATCACCGCCGACATTTTTTCCGATGACTACTACTAG